From Paraglaciecola sp. L1A13:
AGGGCGCAAGGACAAACCTTGTGCTCATTTTATTTTGTGTGGTCATTCATATGCCTGCTGACAGGCCTGAAGCCGACTTCACCGGACACGCAAATACATAATAAAAATATCAGGGAGCCAATATGAAACTATCAATAATTGCCCTTTCGCTTGCTGCAGCAACAGTGACTTTTTCGTCGTTGAATGTGCAAGCCCAAGCAAATCAAAATAAAATAGCAAATATACAGACGGCACAAGCACTGCAAACAGAATCAGAACGTTTAGCCGCATTTTTTGCCGATAACTTCGAACAACGCTTGCACCGCTCGCCATTATTTCAAAGCTATTTGGGATACAAATGGGATTACGATAAGTGGGATAACATCAGTGAAAGCTTTGCCCAGCAAAGCCAAGCCTTAGCTGAGGCTCAGTTAAGTGCTTTGAACGGTTTTGATGAAAGCAAGTTAAGCCAAGCAGAGAAGGTTAGCTTAGCGCTTAATAAAGTGTCGCTGGAGCGCCAGTTAGCGAATGACAAATTTCGCCATCATACCTACATCATGGATCAATTCAGTGCTTATCACACTATGGTGCCTAGCTTTTTAATTAACGTACATCGCGTTGACAACATAGAAGATGCGCAGGCTTATATTAGCCGCTTAAAAGGCGTAGATAACTTATTTGCGCAAGTGATTGAGCAGCTACGTATCAGGCAAGAGATGGGTGTATTTCCGCCGAAATGGTCATATGATCAAATGTTACAAGCATCAAAAAATGTGATTTCAGGTGCGCCTTTTGAGCAAAGCGATGATGTATCCAGTATTTGGCAAGATTTTCAAGACAAGGTCGCCAAGCTAGATATATCCGTCAGTGAGCGAAAGTCTTTACTTGATGATGCCAAAACAGCGTTACTACAGTCTGTAAAACCAGCTTACCAAGCGTTAATTAGCGAACTGGCCGTACAACGTGATTTAACACCTAAAGGGGATGGTGTGTGGCGGCTACCCGATGGTGAAAAGTGGTATGAGAACCGTCTTGCATGGTTTACCACTACCGATTTAACGGCTGATCAGGTGCATAATATCGGTTTACAGAATGTTGAGCGCATTCATCAAGCCATGCGTAGCATCATGAAAAAGGTCGAATTCAAAGGCAGCCTGCAAGACTTCTTTGAATTTATGCGCACAGACAAACAGTTTTATTACGCCAATACTGACGACGGGCGTGAAGCGTACTTAGTTGAAGCCAAGGCGCTTATCGATACTATGCGTGAGAAGCTGCCCGATTATTTTAGTTTGATCCCCCAGGCAGAAATGATGGTTAAGCGAGTAGAGCCGTTTCGTGAAAAATCAGCCGGTAAGGCCTTCTATCAAAGCCCTGCCAAAGATGGATCTCGCCCAGGTATTTACTACGCTAATTTATACGATATGAACGATATGCCGACTTACCAAATGGAAGCTTTAGCCTACCATGAAGGCATTCCTGGTCATCATATGCAGCGCGCTATAGCGCAAGAGCTCGAGGGCATTCCGGAGTTTCAGAAATACAGTTCATTCACTGCTTACACTGAAGGCTGGGGCCTATACACAGAAGAACTGGCGAAAGACATGGGGTTTTATCAAGACCCTTATTCTGATTTTGGCCGCTTGGCAATGGAGTTATGGCGTGCTTGTCGATTAGTTGTCGATA
This genomic window contains:
- a CDS encoding DUF885 family protein, producing MKLSIIALSLAAATVTFSSLNVQAQANQNKIANIQTAQALQTESERLAAFFADNFEQRLHRSPLFQSYLGYKWDYDKWDNISESFAQQSQALAEAQLSALNGFDESKLSQAEKVSLALNKVSLERQLANDKFRHHTYIMDQFSAYHTMVPSFLINVHRVDNIEDAQAYISRLKGVDNLFAQVIEQLRIRQEMGVFPPKWSYDQMLQASKNVISGAPFEQSDDVSSIWQDFQDKVAKLDISVSERKSLLDDAKTALLQSVKPAYQALISELAVQRDLTPKGDGVWRLPDGEKWYENRLAWFTTTDLTADQVHNIGLQNVERIHQAMRSIMKKVEFKGSLQDFFEFMRTDKQFYYANTDDGREAYLVEAKALIDTMREKLPDYFSLIPQAEMMVKRVEPFREKSAGKAFYQSPAKDGSRPGIYYANLYDMNDMPTYQMEALAYHEGIPGHHMQRAIAQELEGIPEFQKYSSFTAYTEGWGLYTEELAKDMGFYQDPYSDFGRLAMELWRACRLVVDTGIHSKKWSREQAINYLIENTPNPKNDSVKAIERYIAMPGQATAYMIGKLKIMELREWARDELGEQFDIRGFHAQVLKDGPVPLNILEQKVKAWVVSEKKAL